Sequence from the bacterium genome:
CTCGGTGTCCCTGATCAAGGACACCTCGCTGTTCACCCAGTACGGGCCGGTGGACGGGGAGCGCTGGCATCTGGGGATGGCCCTGACCACCGATCTGTCCAAGGGACGCACGGACAATATTTCACTGTTGCTGGACTTGAGGAAATATTTTAGATTGAGTACGTTCTCATCTTATGCCGTCAGGGTGCAGGGACGATTCAGCGGGGGAAAGATACCCTACCGCTACGTGATGGGCGGAAGCTGGACCCTGCGCGGCTACCCGCGCTGGTCGATCATCGGCTCGCGGAGCGTGCTGCTGAATCAGGAACTGCGGTTCCCGCTGTTCCACCAGGTGGATTTCTACACCCCCATCGGGCGGATACCGTTCCCCGGCATCCAGGGGGCCCTGTTCGTGGATGCGGGCAACGCCTGGGAAAACAGCGAGGACTACCCAGGGCTGCTGGGCAGCGCCGGGTTCGGTTTCCGTATGAGTCTGGGCGGGGCGCTGGTGATCCGCCTGGACCGGGCGCGCCGGATAAACTGGCTCAAGCACGGCGACCCCGCTCTGTTCAGAAGCCGGTACTACACTAACTTCTTTTTCGGGTACGATTACTGAGCATGAAAATCCGCTGCCCCAGTTGCCGCCGGGAGTTCGATTTCGACCCTGGCCAGGGGCCGGCGCGCTGTCCGTACGAGGGCTGCGGCTGGAGTTTCGGCCGCCAGTCCGCGACTGCGCCGGTTGCCGATGCTGAACCGAGCCTCGCCGTTGAGCCCGTGCAGATTCAATCTGGCGGGCTTTCGCTCATCGAGACATCCCCGGCTCCAGTGACGCAGTTGCCTGCAACCGTGGGCGGCACGGCGCTTCAGAAACGCAAGCCGTTGCGAGCCTGCCCGGCCTGCGGGACCGAGACGCGCCTGGGTGCGCTCTACTGCCCGGCCTGCGGGTTCTCGCTCCAGGACCCGGCCCGCGAGGGGCGCGGGCTGCGGGCCGTGTTCGACATCTCGGGCGACATCACTTTCTCGCCGCTGATGATCGTTTTACTGGTGGTCTGTGTCCTGTCGGCTTTCCTGGTGTTCACCTGGCTGATCACCGGGCGCTCTCAACGCCGCGGCGGCCCGGCCGACATGGCGGCCGCGGCCCAGCAGGTGACCGCCGGCGCCGCGGTGCAGGGGGTGCCCTATCTGGAGCTCAAACGGGCTTTCCTCGACCCGGCGGTCACGGAGTTCAGCCGCGAGTCGATCCGCAAGAAATACCTCGGCGAGCGGGTGATCTGGAGCGGCCTGGTCAAGGCGGTCAGCGACGAGAGCGGCCAGCACCGTCTGGACCTGGTGATGGAAGGCCCGGAATCCCGCAGCTATGTCACCCTGCAGGTGCTCGATCTGCCCAACAACATGAAGATGCTGGAGGACCTCAGCCGCGGCAGCCCGGCGCTGGTCTCCGGCAAGATCGCCGGGTTCGACACCGGCGGGCCCAACGACGCTTTCGACTATTTCCGGGTAGTGCTCAAAGAGGGGATAATCCTCAAATGAGACTGCCGGAGTAACTGTCACCCCGCAGGTGACAGTATTACACGCTGAATACGGTTTTAGGGGAGAGTTGGATGGATAGAGAGAAAGATGCCGCCGGCTCGGTGCGGGCCGCGGACAAGGTCATGTCTTTGCCGGCGCTGCTGGAAAACCTGGCGTGCCGTCGCGCCTCCGGCCAGCGGGTGGTGTTCACCAACGGTTGTTTCGATATCATGCACCCCGGCCATATCGGCTACTTAGAGGATGCCCGCGCCTGCGGCGACTGCCTCGTGGTGGGCCTCAACTCGGATGCCTCGGTCCGGCGTCTCAAGGGCGAGGAGCGGCCGATCAACCCCCAGACCGAC
This genomic interval carries:
- the rfaE2 gene encoding D-glycero-beta-D-manno-heptose 1-phosphate adenylyltransferase, with translation MDREKDAAGSVRAADKVMSLPALLENLACRRASGQRVVFTNGCFDIMHPGHIGYLEDARACGDCLVVGLNSDASVRRLKGEERPINPQTDRALMLAGLASVDCVTFFEDDTPIELIRAVRPEVLVKGGDWSVDKIVGSDFVFSCGGQVLSLPFRPGYSTTNIIEKIKALRDSRP